A window of Oncorhynchus tshawytscha isolate Ot180627B linkage group LG10, Otsh_v2.0, whole genome shotgun sequence contains these coding sequences:
- the LOC112260432 gene encoding centrosome and spindle pole-associated protein 1 isoform X4, translating into MEMDNELKKFIQQQKARVAEDTKSTLPGNKEESCCLSLPLGRDYERKKQKLHQELRLDYRHFMAQEQIAFLRAPPDLPDVHCSPRPPVHAKRVPSRRETATLTEGKRGLHRGGHFLVEGSGMEGLRPEDKLLLPREKARLVRVDYDSEEDLTEEDLDLMERRRLRQTGSERGEERRQLRRHYKTDFRDISRLRDRRVELPDDYTETRHYADRKETNGSVVPDEDYLEARWGTSSLTPKAKLQVPAGMKPNGRSRSSTKKDEPEFATGLMIGAADADAALQRRKERYRQELQEQIAEQQRNKKREKDLELRVAVTGSTDPEKQADWIKPLGAVNGGDHARKRNDSLYPLGQGVDVPGDELNGRPSEESRERLPPEQPRMAFQSPLLEYSHALGLSSRGISPYSQAIHRNMDTPRIPGFLPHPPSTLADAHRSPYDKVYLYHGARNPLDPNPANYGQILLTGGGQPVSYLSLPPAGPHPSQTQHSPPSQHSGSSHPEPPPQPVSDAAIMGSGIGGFPAEQIKPSKQCVLSYKEALRQQGDTRKGSSQLFCQIQDRQERRRLDREERDRYEAKLEADMKNHDPWGRGGGGAPLRDSRGNLITDLHQMHKHNEEAYINPETWQKMATATMTVLREEDTRPPSTHRVSGFVQAPLFARGSVFGNRPTPQQVHEQDKHKAYLKQQIEEKRKKGAEERESQRLEEEKEEKRLFEQRECIQREYEEEQDRKKRKEMEQKAKNEQLIRLAEERKKEVERKKKEAEEKENSALRKQYEKERQARLEEVPREPSPPIPTLRKRYQAPQYTPRPPSKDSRRSTAVSLSEHSLSGLQSPPVPARWNQLRAAEDQRGVISELSVLRRQLHSEQKRLEVQLLQSEWEELGSPMSDRLTDTVSRLRDRPQVDVFDMARLRLQAPVRRPSSRNTEPNYLHRIHDSLQLRYRDVDSREEEGHGYCEPPRDRAGQRVDIQRRAGYRVQQRRINSLREPVDDCFDLAPPPQQDHYLRNAVGDPMRGSLLESDSAFIEPMRETFPVPPTPEQKPQLSARERRRLAKRADLHNERVCSREPVDQPENYSHQSEASLNTEQHGRGHNHHRTKRLPAMSRGTADLSSDEDASPQVSPRAPEPRGSVDMVAMEPWIRPDTSETLKRLMTGQTPRGERLTSRESAIQDWESPSTHHS; encoded by the exons ATGGAGATGGATAATGAACTTAAGAAATTCATCCAGCAACAGAAGGCCAGAGTAGCAGAGGATACAAAATCCACCTTACCTGGAAATAAGG AGGAGAGTTGTTGTCTAAGTTTACCTTTGGGTAGAGACTAtgagaggaagaaacagaagTTACATCAAGAGCTCCGTCTGGACTACAGACACTTCATGGCTCAG GAGCAGATTGCCTTTCTCAGAGCTCCTCCAGACCTCCCTGATGTTCACTGCAGCCCCAGACCCCCGGTGCACGCTAAGAGGGTCCCCTCTAGGAGAGAGACAGCCACGCTGACTGAAGGCAAGAGGGGGCTGCACAGGGGAGGACACTTCCTGGTGGAGGGCAGTGGGATGGAGGGCCTGAGGCCTGAGGATAAGTTGCTCCTTCCTAGGGAGAAGGCCAGGCTGGTGAGAGTGGACTATGACTCTGAGGAGGACCTCACAGAGGAAGATCTGGATCttatggagaggaggaggctCAGACAGACGGGgtctgagagaggagaagagaggaggcagCTAAGAAGACACTACAAAACCGACTTCAG GGACATATCAAGGCTCAGGGACAGGAGAGTTGAGCTGCCTGACGACTACACAGAGACGCGTCATTATGCAGACAGGAAGGAGACTAACGGGTCTGTTGTTCCCGATGAGGATTACTTAGAGGCACGCTGGGGGACATCATCTCTGACCCCCAAAGCCAA GCTGCAGGTACCAGCAGGGATGAAACCCAATGGAAGATCCAGATCCTCTACCAAGAAGGACGAGCCCGAATTTGCTACCGGACTAATGATTG GGGCTGCAGATGCAGATGCTGCCTtgcagagaaggaaggagaggtacAGGcaggagctgcaggagcagaTAGCTGAACAGCAGAGGAATAAGAAAAG AGAGAAGGATTTGGAGCTCAGAGTTGCTGTGACAGGGTCGACTGACCCGGAGAAACAGGCAGATTGGATCAAACCGCTTGGGGCAGTGAATGGTGGCGACCATGCCAGAAAGAGAAATGACAGCTTGTACCCACTAGGCCAAGGTGTGGACGTACCAGGTGATGAGTTAAATGGGAGACCCAGTGAGGAGAGCCGAGAGAGGCTTCCCCCTGAGCAGCCCCGCATGGCCTTCCAGTCCCCCCTGCTGGAGTACAGCCACGCCCTGGGCCTCAGCAGTAGAGGCATCTCCCCTTACAGCCAGGCCATTCACAGGAACATGGACACCCCCAG GATTCCAGGTTTCCTTCCTCATCCACCATCCACATTGGCAGATGCACATAGAAGTCCCTATGACAAGGTCTACCTCTACCATGGAGCAAGGAATCCACTGGACCCTAACCCGGCCAACT ATGGTCAGATCCTGCTGACAGGAGGGGGGCAGCCTGTGTCCTACCTGAGCCTCCCTCCTGCAGGGCCTCACCCCAGCCAGACACAGCACAGCCCTCCCAGTCAGCACAGTGGGAGCAGCCATCCAGAGCCCCCTCCACA ACCTGTCAGTGACGCTGCTATCATGGGTTCAGGGATTGGAGGATTTCCCGCCGAGCAGATCAAGCCATCTAAACAGTGTGTGTTAAGTTACAAGGAGGCACTGAGACAACAG GGAGACACCAGGAAAGGGAGCAGTCAGCTTTTTTGCCAG ATCCAGGATAGACAGGAGCGGCGGAGgctggacagggaggagagggatcgGTACGAGGCCAAGCTGGAGGCCGACATGAAGAACCACGACccctgggggagagggggaggaggagcacCCCTCAGAGACAGCAGGGGCAACCTCATCA CCGATCTGCACCAGATGCACAAGCATAATGAGGAGGCCTACATCAACCCTGAGACATGGCAGAAGATGGCGACAGCCACCATGACAGTACTCCGAGAGGAGGACACCAGACCTCCCTCCACCCACAGAGTCTCAG GTTTTGTTCAGGCTCCTTTGTTTGCCAGAGGCAGTGTTTTTGGTAACCGGCCCACACCACAGCAAGTCCACGAACAGGACAAGCACAAGGCTTACCTCAAACAACAG ATTGAAGAGAAGCGGAAGAAGGGGGCGGAGGAGCGAGAGAGCCagaggctggaggaggagaaggaggagaagaggctgTTTGAGCAGAGGGAGTGCATCCAGAGAGAGTATGAAGAAGAACAGGACAGGAAGAAGCGCAAGGAGATGGAG CAAAAAGCCAAGAATGAGCAGCTGATCCGTCTGGCTGAGGAGCgaaagaaagaggtggagaggaagaagaaagaggcagaggagaaggagaactCTGCCCTGAGGAAGCagtatgagaaagagagacaagcaCGTCTAGAGGAG GTACCAAGGGAGCCGTCTCCCCCCATCCCCACCCTCCGGAAGAGGTATCAGGCTCCCCAGTACACCCCCAGACCTCCGTCCAAGGACAGCCGTCGCTCTActgctgtctccctgtct GAGCATTCTCTATCAGGGCTCCAGTCCCCTCCAGTCCCAGCCCGCTGGAACCAGCTGAGAGCTGCCG AAGACCAGCGGGGTGTGATCAGTGAACTGTCGGTGCTGCGCAGACAGCTGCATAGCGAGCAGAAACGCCTGGAGGTCCAGCTACTGCAGTCAGAGTGGGAAGAGCTGGGCTCACCTATGAGTGATAG GCTGACCGATACTGTGtccaggctcagggacaggcccCAGGTGGATGTGTTTGACATGGCCAGACTGCGGCTGCAGGCCCCTGTCAGGAGACCCTCCTCCAGGAACACAGAGCCCAACTACCTGCATAGGATCCATGACTCGCTACAACTCCGATACAGAG ATGTTGATTCCAGAGAGGAGGAAGGTCACGGTTACTGTGAGCCCCCTAGGGACCGAGCTGGACAGAGGGTGGACATCCAGAGACGGGCTGGTTACAGGGTGCAGCAGCGCAGGATCAACAGCCTGAGAGAACCTGTTGACG ATTGTTTTGACCTGGCACCACCCCCGCAACAAGACCATTATTTG AGGAATGCAGTAGGGGATCCTATGAGAGGTTCTCTGTTGGAGTCTGACAGTGCCTTCATTG AACCCATGAGGGAAACCTTTCCAGTGCCCCCCACACCTGAGCAGAAGCCCCAGCTCTCAGCCAGGGAGAGGAGGCGGCTGGCCAAGAGGGCAGACCTGCACAAT GAGCGGGTGTGCTCCAGAGAGCCTGTGGACCAGCCAGAGAACTACTCCCACCAGTCAGAGGCCAGTCTCAACACTGAGCAGCATGGCAGAGGGCATAACCACCATAGGACCAAGAGGCTGCCGGCTATGAGCCGCGGAACAG CAGACCTGTCTAGCGATGAAGATGCATCTCCGCAGGTTTCCCCTCGTGCCCCAGAACCCCGGGGCTCAGTGGATATGGTTGCCATGGAGCCCTGGATCAGACCAGACACCTCAGAGACTCTGAAGCGCTTAATGACCGGTCAGACCCCCCGAGGGGAGAGGCTGACCAGCAGAGAGTCTGCCATCCAGGACTGGGAAAGCCCATCTACCCATCATAGCTAA
- the LOC112260432 gene encoding centrosome and spindle pole-associated protein 1 isoform X3, whose product MEMDNELKKFIQQQKARVAEDTKSTLPGNKEESCCLSLPLGRDYERKKQKLHQELRLDYRHFMAQEQIAFLRAPPDLPDVHCSPRPPVHAKRVPSRRETATLTEGKRGLHRGGHFLVEGSGMEGLRPEDKLLLPREKARLVRVDYDSEEDLTEEDLDLMERRRLRQTGSERGEERRQLRRHYKTDFRDISRLRDRRVELPDDYTETRHYADRKETNGSVVPDEDYLEARWGTSSLTPKAKLQVPAGMKPNGRSRSSTKKDEPEFATGLMIGAADADAALQRRKERYRQELQEQIAEQQRNKKREKDLELRVAVTGSTDPEKQADWIKPLGAVNGGDHARKRNDSLYPLGQGVDVPGDELNGRPSEESRERLPPEQPRMAFQSPLLEYSHALGLSSRGISPYSQAIHRNMDTPRIPGFLPHPPSTLADAHRSPYDKVYLYHGARNPLDPNPANYGQILLTGGGQPVSYLSLPPAGPHPSQTQHSPPSQHSGSSHPEPPPHRPVSDAAIMGSGIGGFPAEQIKPSKQCVLSYKEALRQQGDTRKGSSQLFCQIQDRQERRRLDREERDRYEAKLEADMKNHDPWGRGGGGAPLRDSRGNLITDLHQMHKHNEEAYINPETWQKMATATMTVLREEDTRPPSTHRVSGFVQAPLFARGSVFGNRPTPQQVHEQDKHKAYLKQQIEEKRKKGAEERESQRLEEEKEEKRLFEQRECIQREYEEEQDRKKRKEMEQKAKNEQLIRLAEERKKEVERKKKEAEEKENSALRKQYEKERQARLEEVPREPSPPIPTLRKRYQAPQYTPRPPSKDSRRSTAVSLSEHSLSGLQSPPVPARWNQLRAADQRGVISELSVLRRQLHSEQKRLEVQLLQSEWEELGSPMSDRLTDTVSRLRDRPQVDVFDMARLRLQAPVRRPSSRNTEPNYLHRIHDSLQLRYRDVDSREEEGHGYCEPPRDRAGQRVDIQRRAGYRVQQRRINSLREPVDDCFDLAPPPQQDHYLRNAVGDPMRGSLLESDSAFIEPMRETFPVPPTPEQKPQLSARERRRLAKRADLHNERVCSREPVDQPENYSHQSEASLNTEQHGRGHNHHRTKRLPAMSRGTADLSSDEDASPQVSPRAPEPRGSVDMVAMEPWIRPDTSETLKRLMTGQTPRGERLTSRESAIQDWESPSTHHS is encoded by the exons ATGGAGATGGATAATGAACTTAAGAAATTCATCCAGCAACAGAAGGCCAGAGTAGCAGAGGATACAAAATCCACCTTACCTGGAAATAAGG AGGAGAGTTGTTGTCTAAGTTTACCTTTGGGTAGAGACTAtgagaggaagaaacagaagTTACATCAAGAGCTCCGTCTGGACTACAGACACTTCATGGCTCAG GAGCAGATTGCCTTTCTCAGAGCTCCTCCAGACCTCCCTGATGTTCACTGCAGCCCCAGACCCCCGGTGCACGCTAAGAGGGTCCCCTCTAGGAGAGAGACAGCCACGCTGACTGAAGGCAAGAGGGGGCTGCACAGGGGAGGACACTTCCTGGTGGAGGGCAGTGGGATGGAGGGCCTGAGGCCTGAGGATAAGTTGCTCCTTCCTAGGGAGAAGGCCAGGCTGGTGAGAGTGGACTATGACTCTGAGGAGGACCTCACAGAGGAAGATCTGGATCttatggagaggaggaggctCAGACAGACGGGgtctgagagaggagaagagaggaggcagCTAAGAAGACACTACAAAACCGACTTCAG GGACATATCAAGGCTCAGGGACAGGAGAGTTGAGCTGCCTGACGACTACACAGAGACGCGTCATTATGCAGACAGGAAGGAGACTAACGGGTCTGTTGTTCCCGATGAGGATTACTTAGAGGCACGCTGGGGGACATCATCTCTGACCCCCAAAGCCAA GCTGCAGGTACCAGCAGGGATGAAACCCAATGGAAGATCCAGATCCTCTACCAAGAAGGACGAGCCCGAATTTGCTACCGGACTAATGATTG GGGCTGCAGATGCAGATGCTGCCTtgcagagaaggaaggagaggtacAGGcaggagctgcaggagcagaTAGCTGAACAGCAGAGGAATAAGAAAAG AGAGAAGGATTTGGAGCTCAGAGTTGCTGTGACAGGGTCGACTGACCCGGAGAAACAGGCAGATTGGATCAAACCGCTTGGGGCAGTGAATGGTGGCGACCATGCCAGAAAGAGAAATGACAGCTTGTACCCACTAGGCCAAGGTGTGGACGTACCAGGTGATGAGTTAAATGGGAGACCCAGTGAGGAGAGCCGAGAGAGGCTTCCCCCTGAGCAGCCCCGCATGGCCTTCCAGTCCCCCCTGCTGGAGTACAGCCACGCCCTGGGCCTCAGCAGTAGAGGCATCTCCCCTTACAGCCAGGCCATTCACAGGAACATGGACACCCCCAG GATTCCAGGTTTCCTTCCTCATCCACCATCCACATTGGCAGATGCACATAGAAGTCCCTATGACAAGGTCTACCTCTACCATGGAGCAAGGAATCCACTGGACCCTAACCCGGCCAACT ATGGTCAGATCCTGCTGACAGGAGGGGGGCAGCCTGTGTCCTACCTGAGCCTCCCTCCTGCAGGGCCTCACCCCAGCCAGACACAGCACAGCCCTCCCAGTCAGCACAGTGGGAGCAGCCATCCAGAGCCCCCTCCACA CAGACCTGTCAGTGACGCTGCTATCATGGGTTCAGGGATTGGAGGATTTCCCGCCGAGCAGATCAAGCCATCTAAACAGTGTGTGTTAAGTTACAAGGAGGCACTGAGACAACAG GGAGACACCAGGAAAGGGAGCAGTCAGCTTTTTTGCCAG ATCCAGGATAGACAGGAGCGGCGGAGgctggacagggaggagagggatcgGTACGAGGCCAAGCTGGAGGCCGACATGAAGAACCACGACccctgggggagagggggaggaggagcacCCCTCAGAGACAGCAGGGGCAACCTCATCA CCGATCTGCACCAGATGCACAAGCATAATGAGGAGGCCTACATCAACCCTGAGACATGGCAGAAGATGGCGACAGCCACCATGACAGTACTCCGAGAGGAGGACACCAGACCTCCCTCCACCCACAGAGTCTCAG GTTTTGTTCAGGCTCCTTTGTTTGCCAGAGGCAGTGTTTTTGGTAACCGGCCCACACCACAGCAAGTCCACGAACAGGACAAGCACAAGGCTTACCTCAAACAACAG ATTGAAGAGAAGCGGAAGAAGGGGGCGGAGGAGCGAGAGAGCCagaggctggaggaggagaaggaggagaagaggctgTTTGAGCAGAGGGAGTGCATCCAGAGAGAGTATGAAGAAGAACAGGACAGGAAGAAGCGCAAGGAGATGGAG CAAAAAGCCAAGAATGAGCAGCTGATCCGTCTGGCTGAGGAGCgaaagaaagaggtggagaggaagaagaaagaggcagaggagaaggagaactCTGCCCTGAGGAAGCagtatgagaaagagagacaagcaCGTCTAGAGGAG GTACCAAGGGAGCCGTCTCCCCCCATCCCCACCCTCCGGAAGAGGTATCAGGCTCCCCAGTACACCCCCAGACCTCCGTCCAAGGACAGCCGTCGCTCTActgctgtctccctgtct GAGCATTCTCTATCAGGGCTCCAGTCCCCTCCAGTCCCAGCCCGCTGGAACCAGCTGAGAGCTGCCG ACCAGCGGGGTGTGATCAGTGAACTGTCGGTGCTGCGCAGACAGCTGCATAGCGAGCAGAAACGCCTGGAGGTCCAGCTACTGCAGTCAGAGTGGGAAGAGCTGGGCTCACCTATGAGTGATAG GCTGACCGATACTGTGtccaggctcagggacaggcccCAGGTGGATGTGTTTGACATGGCCAGACTGCGGCTGCAGGCCCCTGTCAGGAGACCCTCCTCCAGGAACACAGAGCCCAACTACCTGCATAGGATCCATGACTCGCTACAACTCCGATACAGAG ATGTTGATTCCAGAGAGGAGGAAGGTCACGGTTACTGTGAGCCCCCTAGGGACCGAGCTGGACAGAGGGTGGACATCCAGAGACGGGCTGGTTACAGGGTGCAGCAGCGCAGGATCAACAGCCTGAGAGAACCTGTTGACG ATTGTTTTGACCTGGCACCACCCCCGCAACAAGACCATTATTTG AGGAATGCAGTAGGGGATCCTATGAGAGGTTCTCTGTTGGAGTCTGACAGTGCCTTCATTG AACCCATGAGGGAAACCTTTCCAGTGCCCCCCACACCTGAGCAGAAGCCCCAGCTCTCAGCCAGGGAGAGGAGGCGGCTGGCCAAGAGGGCAGACCTGCACAAT GAGCGGGTGTGCTCCAGAGAGCCTGTGGACCAGCCAGAGAACTACTCCCACCAGTCAGAGGCCAGTCTCAACACTGAGCAGCATGGCAGAGGGCATAACCACCATAGGACCAAGAGGCTGCCGGCTATGAGCCGCGGAACAG CAGACCTGTCTAGCGATGAAGATGCATCTCCGCAGGTTTCCCCTCGTGCCCCAGAACCCCGGGGCTCAGTGGATATGGTTGCCATGGAGCCCTGGATCAGACCAGACACCTCAGAGACTCTGAAGCGCTTAATGACCGGTCAGACCCCCCGAGGGGAGAGGCTGACCAGCAGAGAGTCTGCCATCCAGGACTGGGAAAGCCCATCTACCCATCATAGCTAA
- the LOC112260432 gene encoding centrosome and spindle pole-associated protein 1 isoform X2: MEMDNELKKFIQQQKARVAEDTKSTLPGNKEESCCLSLPLGRDYERKKQKLHQELRLDYRHFMAQEQIAFLRAPPDLPDVHCSPRPPVHAKRVPSRRETATLTEGKRGLHRGGHFLVEGSGMEGLRPEDKLLLPREKARLVRVDYDSEEDLTEEDLDLMERRRLRQTGSERGEERRQLRRHYKTDFRDISRLRDRRVELPDDYTETRHYADRKETNGSVVPDEDYLEARWGTSSLTPKAKLQVPAGMKPNGRSRSSTKKDEPEFATGLMIGAADADAALQRRKERYRQELQEQIAEQQRNKKREKDLELRVAVTGSTDPEKQADWIKPLGAVNGGDHARKRNDSLYPLGQGVDVPGDELNGRPSEESRERLPPEQPRMAFQSPLLEYSHALGLSSRGISPYSQAIHRNMDTPRIPGFLPHPPSTLADAHRSPYDKVYLYHGARNPLDPNPANYGQILLTGGGQPVSYLSLPPAGPHPSQTQHSPPSQHSGSSHPEPPPHRPVSDAAIMGSGIGGFPAEQIKPSKQCVLSYKEALRQQGDTRKGSSQLFCQIQDRQERRRLDREERDRYEAKLEADMKNHDPWGRGGGGAPLRDSRGNLITDLHQMHKHNEEAYINPETWQKMATATMTVLREEDTRPPSTHRVSGFVQAPLFARGSVFGNRPTPQQVHEQDKHKAYLKQQIEEKRKKGAEERESQRLEEEKEEKRLFEQRECIQREYEEEQDRKKRKEMEQKAKNEQLIRLAEERKKEVERKKKEAEEKENSALRKQYEKERQARLEEVPREPSPPIPTLRKRYQAPQYTPRPPSKDSRRSTAVSLSEHSLSGLQSPPVPARWNQLRAAEDQRGVISELSVLRRQLHSEQKRLEVQLLQSEWEELGSPMSDRLTDTVSRLRDRPQVDVFDMARLRLQAPVRRPSSRNTEPNYLHRIHDSLQLRYRDVDSREEEGHGYCEPPRDRAGQRVDIQRRAGYRVQQRRINSLREPVDDCFDLAPPPQQDHYLRNAVGDPMRGSLLESDSAFIEPMRETFPVPPTPEQKPQLSARERRRLAKRADLHNERVCSREPVDQPENYSHQSEASLNTEQHGRGHNHHRTKRLPAMSRGTDLSSDEDASPQVSPRAPEPRGSVDMVAMEPWIRPDTSETLKRLMTGQTPRGERLTSRESAIQDWESPSTHHS; encoded by the exons ATGGAGATGGATAATGAACTTAAGAAATTCATCCAGCAACAGAAGGCCAGAGTAGCAGAGGATACAAAATCCACCTTACCTGGAAATAAGG AGGAGAGTTGTTGTCTAAGTTTACCTTTGGGTAGAGACTAtgagaggaagaaacagaagTTACATCAAGAGCTCCGTCTGGACTACAGACACTTCATGGCTCAG GAGCAGATTGCCTTTCTCAGAGCTCCTCCAGACCTCCCTGATGTTCACTGCAGCCCCAGACCCCCGGTGCACGCTAAGAGGGTCCCCTCTAGGAGAGAGACAGCCACGCTGACTGAAGGCAAGAGGGGGCTGCACAGGGGAGGACACTTCCTGGTGGAGGGCAGTGGGATGGAGGGCCTGAGGCCTGAGGATAAGTTGCTCCTTCCTAGGGAGAAGGCCAGGCTGGTGAGAGTGGACTATGACTCTGAGGAGGACCTCACAGAGGAAGATCTGGATCttatggagaggaggaggctCAGACAGACGGGgtctgagagaggagaagagaggaggcagCTAAGAAGACACTACAAAACCGACTTCAG GGACATATCAAGGCTCAGGGACAGGAGAGTTGAGCTGCCTGACGACTACACAGAGACGCGTCATTATGCAGACAGGAAGGAGACTAACGGGTCTGTTGTTCCCGATGAGGATTACTTAGAGGCACGCTGGGGGACATCATCTCTGACCCCCAAAGCCAA GCTGCAGGTACCAGCAGGGATGAAACCCAATGGAAGATCCAGATCCTCTACCAAGAAGGACGAGCCCGAATTTGCTACCGGACTAATGATTG GGGCTGCAGATGCAGATGCTGCCTtgcagagaaggaaggagaggtacAGGcaggagctgcaggagcagaTAGCTGAACAGCAGAGGAATAAGAAAAG AGAGAAGGATTTGGAGCTCAGAGTTGCTGTGACAGGGTCGACTGACCCGGAGAAACAGGCAGATTGGATCAAACCGCTTGGGGCAGTGAATGGTGGCGACCATGCCAGAAAGAGAAATGACAGCTTGTACCCACTAGGCCAAGGTGTGGACGTACCAGGTGATGAGTTAAATGGGAGACCCAGTGAGGAGAGCCGAGAGAGGCTTCCCCCTGAGCAGCCCCGCATGGCCTTCCAGTCCCCCCTGCTGGAGTACAGCCACGCCCTGGGCCTCAGCAGTAGAGGCATCTCCCCTTACAGCCAGGCCATTCACAGGAACATGGACACCCCCAG GATTCCAGGTTTCCTTCCTCATCCACCATCCACATTGGCAGATGCACATAGAAGTCCCTATGACAAGGTCTACCTCTACCATGGAGCAAGGAATCCACTGGACCCTAACCCGGCCAACT ATGGTCAGATCCTGCTGACAGGAGGGGGGCAGCCTGTGTCCTACCTGAGCCTCCCTCCTGCAGGGCCTCACCCCAGCCAGACACAGCACAGCCCTCCCAGTCAGCACAGTGGGAGCAGCCATCCAGAGCCCCCTCCACA CAGACCTGTCAGTGACGCTGCTATCATGGGTTCAGGGATTGGAGGATTTCCCGCCGAGCAGATCAAGCCATCTAAACAGTGTGTGTTAAGTTACAAGGAGGCACTGAGACAACAG GGAGACACCAGGAAAGGGAGCAGTCAGCTTTTTTGCCAG ATCCAGGATAGACAGGAGCGGCGGAGgctggacagggaggagagggatcgGTACGAGGCCAAGCTGGAGGCCGACATGAAGAACCACGACccctgggggagagggggaggaggagcacCCCTCAGAGACAGCAGGGGCAACCTCATCA CCGATCTGCACCAGATGCACAAGCATAATGAGGAGGCCTACATCAACCCTGAGACATGGCAGAAGATGGCGACAGCCACCATGACAGTACTCCGAGAGGAGGACACCAGACCTCCCTCCACCCACAGAGTCTCAG GTTTTGTTCAGGCTCCTTTGTTTGCCAGAGGCAGTGTTTTTGGTAACCGGCCCACACCACAGCAAGTCCACGAACAGGACAAGCACAAGGCTTACCTCAAACAACAG ATTGAAGAGAAGCGGAAGAAGGGGGCGGAGGAGCGAGAGAGCCagaggctggaggaggagaaggaggagaagaggctgTTTGAGCAGAGGGAGTGCATCCAGAGAGAGTATGAAGAAGAACAGGACAGGAAGAAGCGCAAGGAGATGGAG CAAAAAGCCAAGAATGAGCAGCTGATCCGTCTGGCTGAGGAGCgaaagaaagaggtggagaggaagaagaaagaggcagaggagaaggagaactCTGCCCTGAGGAAGCagtatgagaaagagagacaagcaCGTCTAGAGGAG GTACCAAGGGAGCCGTCTCCCCCCATCCCCACCCTCCGGAAGAGGTATCAGGCTCCCCAGTACACCCCCAGACCTCCGTCCAAGGACAGCCGTCGCTCTActgctgtctccctgtct GAGCATTCTCTATCAGGGCTCCAGTCCCCTCCAGTCCCAGCCCGCTGGAACCAGCTGAGAGCTGCCG AAGACCAGCGGGGTGTGATCAGTGAACTGTCGGTGCTGCGCAGACAGCTGCATAGCGAGCAGAAACGCCTGGAGGTCCAGCTACTGCAGTCAGAGTGGGAAGAGCTGGGCTCACCTATGAGTGATAG GCTGACCGATACTGTGtccaggctcagggacaggcccCAGGTGGATGTGTTTGACATGGCCAGACTGCGGCTGCAGGCCCCTGTCAGGAGACCCTCCTCCAGGAACACAGAGCCCAACTACCTGCATAGGATCCATGACTCGCTACAACTCCGATACAGAG ATGTTGATTCCAGAGAGGAGGAAGGTCACGGTTACTGTGAGCCCCCTAGGGACCGAGCTGGACAGAGGGTGGACATCCAGAGACGGGCTGGTTACAGGGTGCAGCAGCGCAGGATCAACAGCCTGAGAGAACCTGTTGACG ATTGTTTTGACCTGGCACCACCCCCGCAACAAGACCATTATTTG AGGAATGCAGTAGGGGATCCTATGAGAGGTTCTCTGTTGGAGTCTGACAGTGCCTTCATTG AACCCATGAGGGAAACCTTTCCAGTGCCCCCCACACCTGAGCAGAAGCCCCAGCTCTCAGCCAGGGAGAGGAGGCGGCTGGCCAAGAGGGCAGACCTGCACAAT GAGCGGGTGTGCTCCAGAGAGCCTGTGGACCAGCCAGAGAACTACTCCCACCAGTCAGAGGCCAGTCTCAACACTGAGCAGCATGGCAGAGGGCATAACCACCATAGGACCAAGAGGCTGCCGGCTATGAGCCGCGGAACAG ACCTGTCTAGCGATGAAGATGCATCTCCGCAGGTTTCCCCTCGTGCCCCAGAACCCCGGGGCTCAGTGGATATGGTTGCCATGGAGCCCTGGATCAGACCAGACACCTCAGAGACTCTGAAGCGCTTAATGACCGGTCAGACCCCCCGAGGGGAGAGGCTGACCAGCAGAGAGTCTGCCATCCAGGACTGGGAAAGCCCATCTACCCATCATAGCTAA